AGCGTCCACCGCCGCAGGTCACACGTTTGGGGTATTCCACCTTTAAACCCCAGCGGGCAAGGTCGAGGACATGAATGCCATTGTTGCCGATTTCGCCATTGCCCCAATGCCAGCGCCAGTGCCAGTTATAATGAATCAGATTGTCGACAAAAGGACGTTCGGGCGCCGGGCCTTGCCAGAGGGAATAGTCGAGCCATTCCGGAACCGGCGCTGGTTTGCCGTGTCCAATGGGGCCGCGCCGGTTGTTATACCAGGCTCTGGCGAAAAACACCTGGCCAAATTCTCCCGAATGCAGGCGTTGCATGGCTTCGATAATCCAGGGCCAACTGCGACGTTGGTTGCCCATTTGCACTTTGCGATTGTATTTGCGCGCGGCTTGCACCATCAGTTCGCCCTCGTGAGGATTGTGGCAGCATGGCTTTTCAACATAGACGTGTTTGCCAGCTTTGCAGGCGAGGATGCTGGCAGGAGCGTGCCAATGATTGGGGGTTGCAATCGTGAGGACGTCGATTTCCTTGTCATCGAGTATCTGGCGGAAATCTGTTACGCCTTTGGGTTTTCGGTCCTGCTTTTTGGCGACGGCATTGATGGCTTTATCGATGGCACGACTATCAACATCGCAAATATAGGCGATCTCGCAATTGGGAAGCGCGAGAAGGGAGGAGACGTGATTCATGCCGCGACCATTCACTCCCATGACGGCAGCACGAATCCTGTTGTTTGGACTCTCTGCGGCGCGTGTGGGGCGAACAGTTCCCATGGCAAGGAGACCGGCACCAGCCACAGAAGTGGTCTTGAGAAAATCGCGACGAGTAAAAGAATCTTTCATAATTGGATAAGAATCGAATAGAAGACTGGACGCGAGAAAGCAAGCCAAGGTTTCAGAAAGAAACAAGAACCGTGTACCCTCGAAAGGGATTTCGAGTCCTCACAATCAAGAATCAAATGCCCAAATTGGCGAGAGTGCTGCTGATAGCATTGACGATTTGGACGAGTCGCGGATGGGTGACCTCAAATTCTTCCACCGACCGTTCCAGGGTGCCGAGGCTCTCTTCCAAAACCGCAGGATTTTTTTCTTCGCGGCGGGTGGCTTCCTTGGTGGAAATGTCGGTAAGCTGAGTGATGCTCTGGGCCTGCTCCGGGCGGGTTTCGGCAAGGTTGGAGACTTCTGCCCGGAGTTTGGCAAGAAGGTCCTGCAACTCGCGACGCTTATCCTCGTTGATGGCGTCGGAGCCTTTTATCCGGGCTTCAATTTTTGCAAGCGTATCATCAGTCATAGAGTCTCCCAACGTGCTTGTTTCACTACCAACAGGATAGCGGTTTTTGGAAAAAATGAAAG
The DNA window shown above is from Pedosphaera parvula Ellin514 and carries:
- a CDS encoding Gfo/Idh/MocA family oxidoreductase, which codes for MKDSFTRRDFLKTTSVAGAGLLAMGTVRPTRAAESPNNRIRAAVMGVNGRGMNHVSSLLALPNCEIAYICDVDSRAIDKAINAVAKKQDRKPKGVTDFRQILDDKEIDVLTIATPNHWHAPASILACKAGKHVYVEKPCCHNPHEGELMVQAARKYNRKVQMGNQRRSWPWIIEAMQRLHSGEFGQVFFARAWYNNRRGPIGHGKPAPVPEWLDYSLWQGPAPERPFVDNLIHYNWHWRWHWGNGEIGNNGIHVLDLARWGLKVEYPKRVTCGGGRYHFQDDQETPDTYVTSFDFGDKGATFTGHSCDKHSPEGGMFGCTFYCEKGALVISDTTYRILDSNDKVVSEEKGQSGDHDHFGNFLDAIRDGKPLNSEIEEGYKSTLLCHLGNIAYRTGSTVDLDPASHKIAHNKDAMKLWSNEYRKGWEPKV
- a CDS encoding DUF4404 family protein; the protein is MTDDTLAKIEARIKGSDAINEDKRRELQDLLAKLRAEVSNLAETRPEQAQSITQLTDISTKEATRREEKNPAVLEESLGTLERSVEEFEVTHPRLVQIVNAISSTLANLGI